One Candidatus Methylomirabilota bacterium genomic region harbors:
- a CDS encoding 2Fe-2S iron-sulfur cluster-binding protein, with the protein MAVHKVTFLPLNKTVEVDDSQYPLADHGRPGSLLDIALANDIHLEHNCGGSCACTTCHVVVREGEQNLSSMEPDEEDRLDTAEGLTLHSRLGCQAVVRGDVVVEIPK; encoded by the coding sequence ATGGCGGTGCACAAGGTCACGTTCCTGCCCCTGAACAAGACGGTCGAGGTCGACGACAGCCAGTATCCGCTCGCCGACCACGGGCGGCCGGGATCGCTGCTCGACATCGCCCTCGCCAACGATATCCATCTCGAGCACAATTGCGGCGGCAGCTGCGCGTGCACCACCTGTCACGTGGTGGTTCGGGAAGGCGAGCAGAACCTGTCGTCCATGGAGCCGGACGAGGAGGACCGCCTCGATACCGCGGAGGGGCTCACCCTGCACTCGCGGCTGGGCTGTCAGGCGGTGGTCCGTGGCGACGTGGTGGTGGAGATACCCAAGTAA
- the iscX gene encoding Fe-S cluster assembly protein IscX, producing the protein MKWTDAEDIALALMEAHPDVDPLTVRFTDMHKWVVALPGFSDEAKNSNEGLLEAIQMKWHEEYQDR; encoded by the coding sequence ATGAAGTGGACGGACGCCGAGGACATCGCGCTGGCGCTGATGGAGGCGCACCCGGACGTGGACCCGCTCACGGTCCGCTTCACCGACATGCACAAGTGGGTGGTGGCGCTGCCCGGATTCAGCGACGAGGCCAAGAACTCCAACGAGGGGCTCCTCGAGGCCATCCAGATGAAATGGCACGAGGAGTACCAGGACCGCTGA